A stretch of Eleutherodactylus coqui strain aEleCoq1 chromosome 2, aEleCoq1.hap1, whole genome shotgun sequence DNA encodes these proteins:
- the LOC136610369 gene encoding olfactory receptor 10A7-like yields MQTQRRNMTEVTDFFLLGFQASKCVRVFLFCLFLIVYWGTICGNLLIITLVSTSKNLHTPMYFFISQLSIGDILLATNITPKMLEILLYNKGAITFVGCITQYYLFCTSEAFECFLLTVMSYDRYVAICNPLRYTSVMTRTCCIKFAIVAWCFGFAITSFSSVSMSMLKFCGNNNIDHFFCDIYPLLDIACSDTFTVHLEVTILISPTIIIPTSIIIISYVKIIVAILRIPSSTGRQKAFSTCSSHLIVVSIFYWTLFGVYVFPTQEQTMNIPKLLALLYTVFTPFINPIIYSLRNDSIRIAVKKLIKI; encoded by the coding sequence TGACTGAGGTCACAGATTTTTTCCTCTTAGGATTCCAAGCTAGCAAATGTGTACGTGTTTtcctcttctgtcttttcctAATTGTTTACTGGGGGACAATATGTGGGAACCTCCTGATCATCACCCTGGTGTCCACCAGCAAGAACCTCCAcactccaatgtacttcttcatctCACAGTTGTCCATCGGTGACATCCTATTAGCCACAAATATCACCCCAAAGATGCTTGAAATTCTTCTTTATAATAAGGGGGCCATTACTTTTGTTGGTTGTATTACCCAATATTATTTATTCTGTACCTCGGAAGCATTTGAATGTTTTCTCCTCACAGTGATGTCTTATGACAGATATGTTGCCATCTGTAATCCCCTCCGTTACACTTCTGTAATGACAAGGACTTGTTGTATAAAATTTGCCATTGTCGCTTGGTGTTTTGGTTTTGCCATAACCTCATTTTCTTCTGTTTCAATGTCAATGTTGAAATTTTGTGGGAATAATAACATTGAtcattttttctgtgacatatatccTCTGCTGGATATTGCTTGCTCCGATACCTTCACTGTTCACCTAGAAGTCACAATACTAATTTCTCCTACAATAATCATCCCAACCTCAATAATAATTATATCCTATGTTAAGATTATTGTCGCCATATTAAGGATCCCATCCAGTACTGGTAGACAAAAAGCCTTCTCTACCTGTAGCTCCCACCTTATTGTGGTCTCCATATTCTACTGGACTCTTTTCGGTGTTTATGTTTTTCCCACCCAAGAGCAAACCATGAATATTCCTAAGCTTCTAGCGTTACTCTATACAGTATTCACACCTTTTATCAACCCCATTATTTACAGTCTGAGAAATGACAGCATACGTATagctgtaaaaaaattaataaaaatataa